The Candidatus Zixiibacteriota bacterium genome has a window encoding:
- a CDS encoding DUF3857 and transglutaminase domain-containing protein, producing the protein MIKKEKPCFICGGMIVWMGLFVAFQTAQASTSENWGKNWGKVTPEEKSVVAPADYPEANAVILFDRAVLSVTANEMGIKYKRHIRIKVLSKAGADEAGNAEIIYHEGDAIKSLRAHTILPNGETIKVDKKDFFTKTSGSFEIVTFAFPSLDSGCIIEYSYGDLNNRYSNLDPWYFQDEIYTLQSQFTLVLAPGFTYSSSFSNAPRGFKDPITEEDPNPDNLAQPFMSFTWTQNNLPPIKEEQFMGAQEDYYSSLNYQLESYKSPQQTFNYIRNWNELGKEFQDYLDEYTQSGNADELSAKLTSGLTTQEEKLSALYEHVTRDYKTESNSGRWLNNDNLKAFLKAGYGSAEEKNILLAELLKKSGIQAWPVLISTRGNRKFNPQSYHLSQFNHILTFAQLDSSVIFLDASSRHCPLGMLPPSCLVDGGFLVDGKESQLVNVLRVEPRNYRLDVTNLLVDSSQIAHCSTRCTFLGYFAPEYGDLSEKSDLKEFISGQILDEIGSPYSYDTGSISTDSSGLYALETQFTMNDYVQTLDNNVVLKPISYYMRENPFKNTKRFFPVDFNFPFTYHSMMSIRADRTVSSVELPKNLTLEIAGVKYIRQASFADGVILIDSRLIVSQTIFVPSEYDELRKLFESIAQAQEDDIVMTCQ; encoded by the coding sequence ATGATAAAAAAGGAAAAGCCGTGTTTTATCTGTGGAGGCATGATCGTGTGGATGGGGCTGTTTGTGGCCTTTCAAACCGCTCAGGCATCCACAAGCGAGAATTGGGGGAAAAATTGGGGAAAAGTGACGCCCGAGGAGAAGTCCGTGGTCGCTCCAGCCGACTACCCTGAGGCGAACGCGGTGATATTATTCGACCGGGCGGTGCTGAGTGTGACGGCGAACGAAATGGGGATAAAATACAAGCGTCATATTCGGATAAAGGTGTTGAGTAAGGCTGGCGCAGACGAAGCCGGCAATGCCGAAATTATCTATCACGAGGGGGACGCCATCAAAAGTCTCCGAGCCCATACGATTCTTCCCAATGGAGAGACCATAAAGGTTGATAAAAAAGATTTCTTCACCAAGACGTCGGGTTCGTTTGAGATAGTGACCTTTGCCTTTCCTTCGCTCGACAGCGGCTGCATTATCGAATACAGTTACGGTGACTTGAATAACAGATATTCAAACCTTGACCCATGGTATTTTCAGGACGAAATATATACGCTTCAGTCCCAATTTACACTCGTACTGGCCCCGGGTTTTACCTATAGCTCATCATTTTCAAACGCACCGCGTGGCTTTAAGGACCCTATAACCGAAGAGGACCCGAACCCTGATAATTTGGCTCAGCCATTCATGAGCTTCACATGGACTCAGAATAATCTCCCGCCTATAAAAGAAGAACAGTTCATGGGGGCGCAAGAAGACTATTATTCTTCCCTCAACTATCAGCTTGAGTCCTATAAGAGTCCTCAACAAACGTTTAACTATATCCGTAACTGGAACGAACTCGGCAAAGAGTTCCAGGACTATCTCGATGAGTACACACAAAGCGGAAATGCCGATGAACTGAGCGCAAAGCTGACATCTGGTCTGACAACACAGGAGGAGAAACTCTCTGCGCTCTATGAGCACGTCACCCGTGATTACAAAACAGAATCAAACAGCGGACGGTGGCTCAATAATGACAACTTAAAGGCGTTTCTCAAAGCCGGTTATGGCTCGGCAGAGGAAAAGAATATTCTTTTGGCCGAGCTTTTGAAAAAGTCGGGTATCCAAGCTTGGCCGGTGCTAATAAGCACCAGAGGGAATCGAAAGTTTAACCCTCAATCCTATCATCTGAGTCAGTTTAATCACATCCTTACCTTTGCCCAGTTGGACTCATCGGTAATATTTCTTGACGCCTCGAGCAGACATTGCCCTCTTGGCATGCTCCCGCCATCGTGTCTGGTCGACGGCGGCTTTTTGGTTGATGGCAAGGAATCTCAGCTTGTCAATGTCCTTCGGGTTGAGCCGCGCAACTATCGTCTCGATGTGACCAATTTGCTGGTCGACAGCAGCCAAATCGCGCACTGCTCGACCCGTTGCACATTCCTTGGATATTTTGCGCCTGAGTACGGAGATCTGAGCGAGAAAAGCGATCTAAAAGAATTTATAAGCGGGCAGATTCTCGATGAGATAGGCAGTCCTTATAGTTATGACACGGGGAGTATATCCACCGATTCATCGGGCCTGTATGCATTGGAAACACAATTCACAATGAATGATTACGTTCAGACGCTGGACAACAATGTGGTTCTGAAACCAATCAGCTATTATATGAGAGAGAACCCATTCAAAAATACCAAGCGCTTTTTCCCTGTGGATTTTAATTTCCCTTTCACCTACCATAGTATGATGTCTATTCGCGCCGATAGGACTGTCTCATCGGTTGAACTGCCCAAAAACCTCACCCTTGAAATAGCAGGGGTGAAATATATACGTCAAGCGAGCTTCGCTGACGGCGTCATTTTGATAGACAGCCGCCTTATAGTCTCCCAGACGATATTTGTGCCAAGCGAATACGATGAGTTAAGAAAACTTTTTGAGTCCATTGCCCAGGCGCAAGAAGATGATATAGTTATGACATGCCAGTGA
- a CDS encoding PAS domain S-box protein: protein MSVHELQNRELIELIDNLRERLNNAEEELREIREINDTNQDARLRLVVEHMPVMMNALDEHDNFVVWNKECERVTGYRADEIINNPNAFTLLYPNADYRKRLLSKMFEYSGTNTSYHIAIGSGSSPVKTDQNELLHGAIVPFWLRSRVGILGEQGSMLRIANEPKKNFSHNQSYSKRS, encoded by the coding sequence ATGTCTGTACACGAACTGCAAAACCGCGAACTGATCGAGCTTATCGACAATCTTCGAGAGCGGCTCAACAACGCCGAAGAAGAACTGCGCGAGATCCGCGAGATCAATGACACGAATCAAGACGCGCGGCTTCGACTTGTCGTTGAACACATGCCTGTCATGATGAACGCCTTGGACGAGCATGACAATTTTGTGGTGTGGAATAAGGAATGCGAGCGGGTTACCGGTTACAGAGCGGACGAAATCATCAATAATCCCAACGCCTTTACACTTTTATATCCCAATGCAGATTACCGCAAAAGACTGTTGTCCAAAATGTTTGAGTACTCTGGCACGAATACATCATATCATATCGCGATTGGGAGTGGGAGCTCACCTGTAAAGACGGATCAAAACGAATTATTGCATGGAGCAATAGTTCCATTCTGGCTCCGATCCCGGGTTGGAATACTTGGGGAACAGGGGTCGATGTTACGGATCGCAAACGAGCCGAAGAAAAATTTCAGTCACAATCAATCTTACTCGAAGCGATCTTAA
- a CDS encoding PAS domain-containing protein has protein sequence MPFQKSVQATLAAEDRAKGFGVFTEDEVTPIPVQLCPLLATLKGESHDNIPLFLRSPGSPDGIYLSATSRPVVDDTGNILGGVCVFHNVTGIKQSEKTLRESQDRVTMAMDTAKMGVYEVDIATSRVLCDARLTALLGFGVDEPVDINKGIGRIHPDDRAYVSRQLDKAFDPRTGGLFSEEYRVCIPAGTTVWVTSRAKIYFNGEGDERHPVKMLGVCVDITEEKRAELELKESQYFLEKAQQIGKIGSWVSDLHSDGQLIWSKEVYEIFGLNKENFDGQVDTFFERVHPDDRQAVKKASQEVIKGQSSYDLDHRIIRPDGTLVWLHQRAELIHDGDGKPSKLIGVVKDITERKLAQEETLKLNAELEARVTARTAQLNELNKEFEAFAYSVSHDLNAPVRGINGLSLALFEDHFNKLDDHGKDYIRRIRAASKRMGYLIEDLLKLSRLTRDERGCEPVDLTGLASAIAIDFQYNEPERDVTWIIQPDMIADAESRLVQIMLENLLQNSWKFTSKHPHALIEIGSFEKDSKIVYYVRDDGAGFDMEYADKLFGPFQRFHTISEFEGNGIGLATVQRIVRRHGGTIWAESEIEQGTTIFFTLSQPEK, from the coding sequence GTGCCGTTTCAAAAGAGCGTTCAGGCCACACTTGCTGCTGAAGATCGTGCCAAGGGATTCGGAGTATTCACGGAAGATGAAGTAACACCTATTCCGGTTCAGCTTTGCCCGCTTCTTGCAACGCTTAAGGGAGAATCGCATGATAATATTCCGCTCTTCCTGCGTTCTCCCGGGAGTCCGGATGGCATCTATCTTTCGGCCACTTCACGCCCCGTGGTAGATGACACCGGGAATATCCTTGGCGGCGTATGTGTCTTTCACAATGTCACGGGAATAAAGCAATCTGAAAAGACTCTGCGAGAAAGTCAGGACCGGGTGACGATGGCGATGGACACCGCAAAGATGGGTGTGTACGAAGTAGATATCGCAACAAGCCGCGTGTTATGTGACGCTCGACTTACTGCTCTTCTTGGCTTTGGGGTAGACGAACCAGTGGATATAAACAAAGGAATTGGACGTATACACCCCGATGACCGTGCGTATGTAAGCAGACAATTGGACAAAGCTTTTGACCCTCGTACCGGCGGCCTCTTTTCAGAAGAATATCGTGTGTGCATCCCAGCCGGGACGACGGTCTGGGTAACCTCACGGGCAAAGATCTATTTTAACGGAGAGGGGGATGAGCGTCATCCTGTCAAGATGCTTGGAGTCTGTGTTGATATCACCGAGGAAAAACGAGCCGAGCTCGAACTTAAAGAGAGCCAGTATTTCCTCGAGAAAGCTCAGCAGATCGGCAAAATCGGCAGTTGGGTCTCCGATTTACACAGCGACGGCCAGCTTATCTGGTCAAAAGAAGTCTACGAAATCTTCGGTCTGAACAAAGAGAACTTTGACGGTCAGGTCGACACCTTCTTTGAACGTGTCCATCCCGATGACAGGCAGGCTGTCAAAAAGGCAAGCCAGGAGGTTATTAAAGGTCAGTCCTCCTATGATTTAGACCATCGCATTATTCGTCCCGACGGAACGCTCGTCTGGCTCCATCAAAGGGCTGAACTAATCCATGATGGCGACGGAAAGCCGTCGAAACTCATAGGTGTGGTCAAAGACATCACCGAACGAAAATTAGCTCAGGAAGAAACACTAAAATTGAATGCCGAGCTCGAAGCGCGGGTAACTGCGCGAACGGCTCAGTTGAACGAGCTCAACAAGGAATTTGAAGCCTTTGCGTATTCTGTATCACATGACCTTAATGCCCCCGTGCGCGGGATCAACGGCCTCTCCCTTGCGCTTTTTGAAGACCATTTTAATAAACTAGACGATCATGGAAAGGATTATATCCGTCGCATTCGGGCGGCCTCCAAACGGATGGGATATCTGATTGAAGATTTGCTGAAACTTTCCCGCCTTACCCGCGATGAGAGAGGATGCGAACCCGTTGATTTAACGGGTCTGGCTTCAGCTATTGCCATCGATTTTCAATATAATGAACCAGAGAGGGATGTTACCTGGATTATCCAGCCGGATATGATTGCCGATGCCGAGTCCAGACTTGTGCAGATCATGCTCGAAAATCTTCTTCAAAACTCCTGGAAGTTCACAAGTAAACATCCTCACGCGCTTATCGAAATCGGCTCATTTGAAAAGGATAGCAAAATTGTATATTATGTCAGGGACGACGGAGCCGGTTTTGATATGGAGTACGCAGATAAGCTCTTCGGGCCCTTTCAACGTTTTCACACCATTTCCGAATTTGAAGGAAATGGAATCGGACTTGCCACTGTCCAGCGCATTGTACGTCGCCATGGGGGAACCATTTGGGCAGAAAGCGAAATCGAACAAGGAACTACAATATTTTTCACACTATCACAACCGGAGAAATAA
- a CDS encoding response regulator, translating into MSNKCILLVEDNPDDTTLIVRALKKGNIANEIVVVQDGLEAIEYLTGKGAYDGRKVSEQPALILLDLKLPKLDGIEVLKRVWAEENLKEVPVIVLTSSTEDRDIIKSYGLGANSYISKPVDFEEFDIASISFVKRF; encoded by the coding sequence ATGTCAAACAAATGCATTTTACTCGTCGAAGACAATCCCGATGACACAACGCTTATCGTCCGTGCGCTGAAAAAGGGAAATATCGCAAACGAAATTGTTGTCGTTCAGGACGGCCTGGAGGCTATCGAATACCTCACAGGAAAAGGGGCCTACGATGGACGTAAAGTTTCCGAACAACCGGCGCTCATTCTGCTGGATTTGAAACTGCCAAAACTCGACGGCATAGAAGTTCTCAAACGAGTTTGGGCTGAAGAAAATCTGAAAGAGGTCCCGGTTATAGTTTTGACCTCGTCGACCGAAGACCGCGACATCATCAAAAGTTACGGACTTGGCGCGAACAGCTACATCAGCAAGCCGGTTGACTTTGAAGAGTTTGATATCGCTTCGATTTCGTTTGTAAAGAGGTTTTAA
- a CDS encoding response regulator transcription factor, giving the protein MTDEIKNVLLIESSRLLREVLTEMLSVQPDMNVVCSPGSEDALEKAREMNPHVVLVSLDIKNTQSFSILEQIKTECPLAKVVAMGLVAEETNIVEFARAGVTGFILREATPEDFVHTIRDVAAGSTVLPLHLTNSLFTQLVAGTIANPFNGKKEPPGFDRMTTREQEIIGLISRGMSNKEIASSLNIATHTVKSHVHNILEKLSLQSRLQVARYANVRQIAAQQ; this is encoded by the coding sequence ATGACTGATGAAATTAAAAATGTGCTGCTCATTGAATCGAGCAGGCTGCTCAGAGAGGTACTTACCGAGATGCTCAGCGTCCAGCCAGATATGAACGTCGTCTGTTCTCCGGGTTCAGAAGATGCTCTTGAAAAGGCGCGTGAGATGAATCCTCATGTTGTCTTGGTTAGCCTTGACATCAAGAACACACAGAGTTTTTCGATTCTCGAGCAAATTAAGACAGAATGCCCGTTGGCGAAAGTAGTCGCAATGGGTCTTGTGGCCGAAGAAACAAATATCGTTGAGTTCGCCCGTGCTGGCGTCACCGGATTTATTCTCCGCGAGGCCACACCTGAGGATTTTGTTCACACCATCCGGGATGTTGCCGCCGGATCGACTGTTCTACCCCTGCACCTGACCAATTCCTTATTCACGCAGTTAGTCGCGGGAACAATCGCAAACCCTTTCAATGGCAAAAAGGAACCTCCCGGATTTGACCGGATGACCACGCGAGAACAGGAGATTATTGGCCTGATTTCGAGAGGGATGAGCAACAAGGAAATTGCAAGCTCGCTCAATATCGCTACTCATACCGTGAAAAGCCATGTGCACAATATTCTTGAGAAATTGTCGCTCCAATCACGCTTGCAGGTCGCGCGATACGCCAATGTCCGGCAGATTGCGGCTCAGCAATGA
- a CDS encoding histidine kinase dimerization/phospho-acceptor domain-containing protein: MLLFSKIDFVDALKRFAIVAALLVSGIGLITLFSYLSGLEHTVALYPDSLPMPPLTAVAFIGAGLALFFAKHCSANPRILLTGKLLTGLVGVVGLIKIALTLSATHGTLAHLSVPFLSVVELGDLYSRVSNQAAICFILFSLSTWLYYSKSQTTSRVAQTLTIALGAFSFLIFVGYLYGVDPYINDISNTSMAFVTSFSFVLLSLGTLCLQPTWGIMGIVTSQGLGGIMIRRLLPLAFLVPLGLRAFRYVGENIGLFGIKEAVVIENISLVILLTICLFIIARFINRLDAERIAAVEDLHLNVIQLEVANRKLAAFNNAVSHDLRAPLRSIEGLSTVLVEDHRDKLDDEGRRLLQRIGVAAKKMGSLITELLSLSRVSTIELRIERVDLSEIARSLIKEFEQSHPDRAVECKISNGLVVTRDINLLRIALENLLSNAWKYPSKTRLPQIEFGSTKIDDRLVYFIKDNGAGFDMTYADKLLNPFQRLHRVGKKFAGSRSDEVTLCAVALIFISLAPTAACQ, encoded by the coding sequence GTGCTGTTATTTTCGAAGATTGATTTCGTCGATGCGCTGAAGCGGTTTGCAATAGTCGCGGCACTTCTGGTGTCGGGTATCGGCTTGATCACTTTGTTCAGCTACCTATCCGGCTTGGAGCATACGGTAGCGCTCTACCCTGATTCTTTACCAATGCCTCCGCTGACGGCAGTTGCTTTCATTGGTGCCGGTTTAGCATTGTTCTTCGCAAAGCATTGCAGCGCTAATCCCCGAATACTTTTGACGGGGAAGCTTCTGACGGGCCTCGTCGGAGTTGTCGGCCTCATAAAAATCGCCCTCACACTCTCCGCCACACACGGTACGCTTGCTCATCTGTCGGTTCCATTTCTGAGTGTCGTGGAGCTCGGCGATTTATATTCAAGAGTATCGAATCAAGCTGCGATCTGCTTTATTCTTTTCAGTCTTTCAACTTGGTTGTATTACTCCAAGAGCCAAACAACATCGCGAGTCGCTCAGACGCTCACTATTGCACTTGGTGCTTTTAGCTTTCTAATCTTTGTCGGATATTTGTATGGAGTCGATCCATACATCAATGACATCAGTAATACCTCGATGGCCTTCGTGACATCCTTTTCTTTTGTCCTGCTCTCTCTTGGTACTTTGTGCTTGCAGCCCACGTGGGGGATTATGGGGATTGTCACGAGTCAGGGACTTGGCGGGATCATGATTCGCCGTCTGCTCCCACTCGCATTTTTGGTCCCGCTCGGACTGAGAGCATTTCGCTATGTCGGAGAAAATATTGGCTTGTTTGGTATTAAAGAAGCCGTGGTGATAGAAAATATCTCGTTGGTTATCCTGCTGACCATTTGTCTCTTCATAATTGCGCGATTCATCAATAGACTCGACGCCGAACGTATAGCCGCCGTCGAAGACCTGCACCTCAATGTCATCCAGCTTGAGGTCGCCAATCGCAAACTCGCAGCATTCAACAATGCCGTCTCGCATGACCTCCGCGCCCCGCTTCGCTCTATTGAGGGATTATCGACCGTTTTGGTGGAGGATCACCGGGATAAGCTTGATGACGAAGGGCGGAGGCTGCTCCAGCGCATTGGCGTCGCGGCTAAAAAGATGGGGTCGCTTATAACGGAATTGCTCAGCCTTTCCCGAGTCAGCACAATCGAGCTTCGCATTGAAAGAGTCGATTTGAGCGAAATCGCCCGAAGCCTCATAAAAGAATTCGAACAGTCGCACCCGGATCGCGCCGTTGAATGCAAGATATCTAATGGCCTAGTCGTCACAAGGGATATCAATTTGCTCCGTATCGCGCTTGAGAATCTTTTATCGAATGCCTGGAAATACCCATCAAAAACACGGTTGCCACAAATTGAGTTTGGAAGCACAAAGATTGATGACCGGCTTGTCTATTTCATAAAGGATAACGGCGCGGGATTTGATATGACTTATGCCGATAAACTTCTTAATCCGTTTCAAAGGCTTCACCGCGTTGGTAAAAAATTTGCAGGTTCCCGGTCCGATGAAGTGACACTCTGTGCAGTCGCATTAATATTTATCTCGCTTGCTCCGACTGCGGCGTGTCAGTGA
- a CDS encoding PrsW family glutamic-type intramembrane protease, with protein MLETVLKELIALALALFPVALFLVSLIYIDSFKLVSVRSVLIAVGAGFVAAFLSLGANRALMDLLQIPDSSTVSRYVAPVVEESFKTLYLLFLFRKRKIGFMVDAAIYGFGIGAGFAIVENIFVLVWTLPDSNILLSFVRGFGTAIMHGAVTAITAIIIASAIERKRSYQAGAILVGLLCATALHSLYNHFFLPPVVGTLVILAVLPLLIVVVFHLSENGTRKWLGSGLDREVELIELIASSTFSESPTGKYLASLRDYFPAVVVADMLCLLRLRTELAVQAKGQLLMQEAGIVIGPDEDLQSKLNEIDYLEKQIGATGLMALHPLFRYDSRHNWQKQLLTK; from the coding sequence GTGCTTGAAACTGTTCTAAAAGAATTAATCGCGCTTGCTCTTGCGCTCTTTCCTGTCGCGTTGTTTCTGGTCTCGCTTATTTATATCGATAGTTTCAAACTCGTTTCGGTGAGGTCGGTTCTTATTGCCGTCGGAGCCGGGTTTGTCGCGGCCTTTCTTTCTCTGGGCGCAAATCGTGCGCTAATGGATCTTCTGCAGATTCCTGATTCGTCGACCGTCTCGAGATACGTCGCGCCGGTTGTCGAAGAGTCTTTCAAGACTCTCTATCTTCTGTTTCTTTTTCGAAAACGAAAGATTGGATTCATGGTTGATGCGGCCATCTACGGCTTTGGCATAGGCGCAGGATTTGCCATTGTTGAAAATATTTTTGTGCTTGTCTGGACTTTACCCGACTCTAATATTCTGCTCTCGTTTGTCCGCGGCTTTGGGACAGCCATAATGCATGGCGCGGTGACGGCGATAACTGCGATTATAATTGCGTCTGCGATTGAAAGGAAGCGATCATATCAGGCAGGAGCTATACTCGTTGGGCTGTTATGCGCAACAGCGCTCCATTCGCTCTACAATCATTTCTTTCTGCCGCCGGTGGTTGGGACATTGGTTATTCTCGCCGTGCTTCCCCTGTTGATTGTTGTCGTCTTTCATCTCAGTGAGAATGGCACGCGAAAATGGCTCGGGAGCGGTCTTGACCGCGAAGTGGAACTTATAGAACTCATTGCATCATCGACATTTTCCGAAAGTCCAACCGGAAAATATCTTGCGTCGTTGCGCGATTATTTCCCGGCCGTCGTGGTTGCTGATATGCTCTGTCTCCTGCGACTCCGCACAGAACTTGCGGTACAGGCCAAGGGTCAACTGCTGATGCAGGAAGCGGGGATAGTGATTGGGCCGGACGAGGATTTGCAGTCTAAACTCAACGAGATTGACTATCTCGAAAAGCAAATAGGGGCGACTGGATTAATGGCGCTCCATCCTTTGTTTCGGTATGACAGCCGCCACAATTGGCAGAAACAGTTACTGACAAAATAG